A portion of the bacterium genome contains these proteins:
- a CDS encoding LacI family transcriptional regulator, with product MSTIRHVAQAARVSPATVSRVLNGKASALVSEATRQRVLTAAEELGYRPSAAARALVEGTTHTVALTTTQLHDPHYARMLSAVQALIRAHGYHLLLVPDEDDQELQSLLLSRRADVLVRLRYPVDVASRFVEARATPRQVVVAIGPVETGPPPGCFCGYWDDREGINALIEHVAGLGHRRLAYLAIGTGGRKRRFAAEAAAARGQDLQVVSVDPSPAEDPWQGHLLAVRAVAQAPQATMLVCPNDVVALGVLHGLHECGKSVPEDISVSGYNDIPASAFSVPSLTTVRTPLVECVTSVLDAVLTSLDTDAAIEPYARRLETALVVRSSTASPADRPRKRRQ from the coding sequence ATGAGCACCATCCGCCATGTCGCCCAGGCCGCGCGCGTCTCTCCTGCAACGGTTTCGCGCGTGCTCAACGGCAAAGCCAGCGCCCTCGTGTCGGAGGCCACGCGTCAGCGTGTGCTCACCGCCGCTGAGGAGCTAGGCTACCGGCCCTCCGCCGCCGCTCGCGCCCTCGTCGAGGGCACCACTCACACTGTCGCTCTCACCACCACTCAGCTCCACGATCCACACTATGCCCGCATGCTCTCGGCGGTGCAGGCCCTGATCCGCGCACACGGTTACCACCTGTTGCTGGTGCCCGACGAGGACGATCAGGAGCTGCAGAGCCTGCTCCTCAGCAGGCGGGCGGATGTCCTGGTGCGTTTGCGCTATCCGGTGGATGTCGCGAGCCGCTTTGTCGAAGCCCGTGCCACGCCCAGACAGGTCGTCGTAGCCATCGGCCCCGTCGAGACGGGTCCCCCTCCCGGCTGCTTCTGCGGATACTGGGACGACCGCGAGGGCATCAACGCACTGATCGAGCATGTGGCCGGTCTGGGCCATCGCCGGTTGGCCTACCTCGCCATTGGTACGGGTGGCCGGAAGCGGCGCTTCGCGGCGGAGGCTGCGGCGGCCAGGGGGCAGGACCTGCAGGTGGTATCGGTGGACCCGTCTCCGGCTGAGGACCCGTGGCAGGGGCATCTCCTGGCGGTCCGGGCGGTGGCGCAAGCGCCGCAGGCAACCATGCTCGTATGTCCGAACGACGTCGTGGCACTGGGCGTGCTGCATGGTCTGCACGAGTGCGGCAAGAGCGTCCCGGAAGACATCTCGGTCAGCGGCTACAACGACATCCCGGCCAGTGCCTTCTCGGTCCCTTCGCTGACGACCGTCCGTACCCCCCTGGTGGAGTGCGTGACGTCGGTGCTCGATGCTGTTCTGACGTCGCTGGACACAGATGCCGCGATCGAGCCGTACGCGCGGCGTCTGGAGACGGCACTCGTTGTGCGAAGCAGCACGGCCTCGCCGGCCGACAGACCGCGCAAGAGGAGACAGTGA
- a CDS encoding aldo/keto reductase produces the protein MEYRTLGRTGLEVSLLAMGGLFVSKAGGDDRPRAYDAIHRALELGVNYVDTAPSYLDSEEVLGEGLEGVTQPYIISTKLGGKPQPFNAKDLDQLKFSFAESLRLLKRDRVDILMVHEPDRPGQHDWWTDWESFTGPVTEYLAELKREGLVQWTGLGGTTPYILAAICATGQYDVVLTAFNYSLLWREAAIAVIPEAVKQNMGVVCGSPLQQGWLAKRFDEQVNNKPPAWLSPPRRAQFQALYALLDDLQMPITDLAIRWVISNPDVDTTLMGARSVAEVEMNVAAVEAGPLPADIMARLEEIGAMVPFRPFNEPFGCGFYGYRGPGVG, from the coding sequence ATGGAATACCGCACCCTCGGCCGCACCGGACTTGAGGTCAGCCTGCTCGCGATGGGCGGGCTGTTCGTCTCGAAAGCAGGCGGCGACGACCGGCCGCGCGCCTATGACGCCATCCACCGCGCCCTGGAACTTGGGGTCAACTACGTCGACACCGCACCCAGCTACCTGGACAGCGAGGAGGTGCTCGGCGAGGGCCTGGAGGGCGTCACCCAACCGTACATCATCTCCACCAAGCTCGGCGGCAAGCCCCAGCCCTTCAACGCCAAGGACCTCGACCAGCTCAAGTTCTCGTTTGCTGAGAGCCTACGCTTGCTGAAGCGCGACCGGGTGGACATCCTGATGGTCCATGAGCCCGACCGCCCCGGCCAGCACGACTGGTGGACCGACTGGGAGAGCTTCACCGGGCCGGTGACAGAGTACCTGGCCGAGCTGAAGCGCGAGGGGCTCGTCCAGTGGACCGGCCTCGGCGGCACGACCCCGTACATCCTGGCCGCCATCTGCGCCACCGGGCAGTACGATGTCGTCCTGACCGCCTTCAACTACAGCCTACTATGGCGCGAGGCCGCTATCGCCGTCATCCCGGAGGCCGTCAAGCAGAACATGGGCGTGGTGTGCGGCTCGCCGCTGCAGCAGGGATGGCTGGCCAAGCGCTTCGACGAGCAGGTCAACAACAAGCCGCCCGCGTGGCTCTCTCCCCCGCGCCGCGCGCAGTTCCAGGCGCTCTACGCGCTCCTGGACGACCTGCAGATGCCGATCACCGATCTCGCCATCCGCTGGGTCATCTCCAACCCGGATGTAGACACGACACTGATGGGCGCGCGGTCAGTGGCCGAGGTCGAGATGAACGTCGCGGCGGTCGAGGCTGGCCCGCTCCCGGCGGACATCATGGCCCGCCTCGAGGAGATCGGCGCGATGGTCCCCTTCCGGCCCTTCAACGAGCCGTTCGGGTGCGGGTTCTACGGGTATCGGGGGCCGGGGGTGGGGTGA
- a CDS encoding RNA polymerase sigma factor — translation MCSDQDLMARLCEGDQEAFGLLAQRHKDWLTRLLYHLFWNHEEAEDGAQEVLLRLWLARRTYEPTANLRTFLFTIARNYWHNRSTRVIRRTHAATLEEQFGPNARRVIEELADESPTPEHIVMQRLEQHRLRRAVNTLPEKQRLVFVMSHFLDMRYREIGETLGVPEGTVKSRMATAVATLRVRLGEER, via the coding sequence ATGTGCAGTGACCAGGACCTGATGGCGAGGCTATGTGAGGGTGACCAGGAAGCCTTCGGCCTCCTGGCCCAGCGCCACAAGGACTGGCTGACCCGCCTCCTGTACCATCTGTTCTGGAACCACGAAGAGGCCGAGGACGGCGCGCAGGAAGTGCTGCTGCGGTTGTGGCTGGCGCGCCGAACGTATGAGCCGACGGCGAACCTGCGCACCTTTCTGTTCACGATTGCCCGCAACTACTGGCACAACCGCAGCACGCGGGTGATCCGCCGGACGCACGCGGCGACGCTGGAGGAGCAGTTCGGGCCCAATGCCCGGCGGGTGATCGAGGAGTTGGCGGACGAGTCGCCGACACCGGAGCACATCGTGATGCAGCGCCTCGAGCAGCACCGACTCCGCCGGGCGGTCAACACGTTGCCGGAGAAGCAGCGGCTGGTGTTCGTGATGAGCCACTTCCTGGACATGCGCTACCGGGAGATAGGGGAGACGCTGGGGGTGCCGGAGGGGACGGTCAAGTCGCGCATGGCGACGGCGGTGGCGACGCTCCGCGTGAGATTGGGTGAGGAACGATGA
- a CDS encoding HEPN domain-containing protein has protein sequence MAPTSPDPDVLAQWLHSAQSDLLYSEIAPPAGAMYEQPSFHAQQAVEKALKALMLSLDEEPPYIHDIRALLALLHEKMDLPDSFHEAADLTAYAVATRYPTSVPPVSREDWEAAVRIAREVVTWVQERLRRK, from the coding sequence ATGGCACCCACGTCACCTGATCCGGATGTACTCGCCCAGTGGCTGCACTCAGCGCAGTCCGACCTACTGTACTCCGAGATTGCGCCGCCCGCAGGCGCCATGTACGAGCAGCCCTCGTTCCATGCCCAACAAGCCGTGGAGAAGGCTCTGAAGGCGCTCATGCTGAGCCTGGATGAGGAGCCGCCGTACATCCATGACATTCGGGCGCTGCTCGCGCTGCTGCACGAGAAAATGGATCTACCCGACAGCTTCCACGAAGCCGCGGACCTCACGGCCTATGCCGTTGCGACACGTTACCCAACCTCGGTACCCCCGGTGTCCCGGGAGGACTGGGAAGCGGCGGTGCGCATCGCTCGTGAGGTCGTCACGTGGGTCCAGGAGCGGCTACGTCGGAAGTAG
- the tadA gene encoding Flp pilus assembly complex ATPase component TadA yields MKCDTCRELLTAYLKAELEGAQVAEVEEHLATCAECAQECEGARKVLARLDSASEEPVMRIAATVVEKAFERRASDIHIRHIGEKCKVFMRIDGVMHEAILLPEYVHRPLVDRLKIMADMKLTVSNAPQDGRIMTEVQGKKLDLRVSVVPTATGESLVIRLLDSSCIRLSLDEVYLVGEQRAQLDDLLHRPSGLIVVTGPTGSGKTTTLYAILHELNRPAVHCMTIEDPIEYLIEGVTQIPVNRAAGMDFRAAMRAIMRQDPDVIMCGEIRDQETAELCCQAAMTGHLVLTTLHTDDAIKAVSRLLDIGLPRFIITSTLLGATAQRLLRKLCPVCKEEYDPRAESSAPGLAQAANEEAWLREAGLTELPGKLWRSKGCPECHGSGFRGRLAIYEVFTMDQDVLTAMAVKRASLEEVERLAATKVKSLKQVALGKILGGDVPVAEAMRMLMYLPEY; encoded by the coding sequence ATGAAATGCGATACGTGTCGCGAGTTGCTGACGGCGTACCTGAAGGCCGAGCTGGAGGGGGCACAGGTCGCCGAAGTAGAGGAACACCTGGCGACGTGCGCCGAGTGCGCGCAGGAATGCGAAGGGGCGCGGAAGGTGCTGGCCCGACTGGATTCTGCCAGCGAAGAGCCCGTCATGCGGATCGCTGCGACGGTCGTGGAGAAGGCCTTCGAGCGGCGCGCCAGCGACATCCACATCCGCCACATCGGCGAAAAGTGCAAGGTCTTCATGCGCATTGACGGGGTGATGCACGAAGCGATCCTGCTGCCCGAGTACGTACACCGGCCGCTCGTGGACCGCCTCAAGATCATGGCCGACATGAAGCTGACAGTCAGCAACGCGCCGCAGGATGGCCGCATCATGACGGAGGTGCAGGGCAAGAAGCTCGACCTGCGCGTCTCGGTGGTGCCCACCGCGACCGGCGAAAGCCTGGTCATTCGTCTGCTGGACTCCTCGTGCATCCGTCTCAGCCTCGACGAAGTGTACCTCGTCGGGGAGCAGCGCGCGCAACTGGACGATCTGCTGCATCGCCCCAGCGGCCTCATCGTCGTCACGGGCCCGACCGGCAGCGGCAAGACTACGACCCTGTATGCCATCCTGCACGAGTTGAACCGCCCGGCAGTGCACTGCATGACCATCGAGGACCCGATCGAGTACCTGATCGAGGGCGTTACGCAGATCCCCGTCAACCGGGCCGCCGGCATGGACTTCCGGGCCGCGATGCGGGCGATCATGCGCCAGGACCCCGATGTCATCATGTGCGGTGAGATCCGGGATCAGGAGACGGCGGAACTGTGTTGCCAGGCAGCCATGACCGGACACCTGGTGCTCACGACGTTGCACACCGATGACGCCATCAAGGCCGTCAGTCGGTTGCTGGACATCGGCCTGCCGCGCTTCATCATCACCTCCACGCTGCTGGGCGCGACCGCTCAGCGGTTGCTGCGCAAGCTCTGCCCGGTGTGCAAGGAGGAGTACGACCCGCGGGCGGAGAGTTCGGCGCCGGGACTGGCGCAAGCGGCGAACGAGGAGGCGTGGCTACGCGAGGCGGGACTGACGGAGCTGCCCGGGAAGCTGTGGCGAAGCAAGGGCTGTCCGGAGTGCCATGGCTCGGGCTTCCGCGGGCGGCTGGCCATCTACGAGGTCTTCACGATGGATCAAGATGTCCTAACGGCGATGGCCGTCAAGCGGGCCTCGCTGGAGGAAGTCGAGCGTCTCGCGGCGACGAAGGTCAAGTCGCTCAAGCAGGTGGCGTTGGGGAAGATCCTGGGCGGCGACGTACCCGTCGCCGAGGCAATGCGGATGCTGATGTACCTGCCGGAGTACTGA
- a CDS encoding DUF1559 domain-containing protein has protein sequence MRRGFTLIELLVVIAIIAILAAILFPVFAKAREKARQASCLSNMRQIGLAIQQYAGDYDEVMLPLATTAQAGYYYVNGTWSPGPSSQLWPQLIYPYVKNLQVFHCPSQGTGTDQGWFGGYPSRSCYGCISYNLSYPPNWDLTLSIYTRPSETVLIGDSEARDTTGRGFYLLQWPPWDTGSQSSRGRWADRHNNGCNAVFADCHAKWIQGSSIKAYSASDPMWSPSVP, from the coding sequence ATGCGCAGGGGATTCACGCTCATCGAGTTGCTGGTGGTGATCGCCATCATTGCCATCCTGGCGGCGATCCTCTTCCCGGTGTTCGCCAAGGCCCGCGAGAAGGCGCGCCAGGCCAGTTGTCTGAGCAACATGCGCCAGATCGGCCTGGCGATCCAACAGTATGCCGGGGACTATGACGAGGTCATGTTGCCTCTGGCAACGACGGCTCAGGCGGGTTACTACTATGTGAATGGCACCTGGTCTCCCGGCCCCTCGTCGCAGCTATGGCCGCAACTGATCTACCCGTACGTCAAGAACCTCCAGGTGTTCCACTGCCCCAGCCAGGGCACAGGCACCGACCAGGGCTGGTTTGGCGGCTACCCCTCGCGCTCGTGCTATGGCTGCATCTCCTACAACCTGAGCTACCCGCCGAACTGGGACTTGACCCTGAGCATCTACACGCGGCCCTCGGAGACGGTCCTGATCGGCGACAGCGAGGCGCGGGACACCACCGGGCGAGGCTTCTACCTGCTGCAGTGGCCGCCGTGGGACACCGGTAGCCAGTCCAGCCGCGGCCGGTGGGCGGATCGGCACAACAACGGCTGCAACGCTGTTTTCGCCGATTGCCACGCCAAGTGGATACAGGGCTCCTCCATCAAGGCGTATTCGGCCAGCGACCCCATGTGGTCGCCGTCGGTGCCGTAG
- a CDS encoding nucleotidyltransferase domain-containing protein yields MGVFYNGDMGMTTVDQSVIDELVRRIVEAVHPLRIILFGSAARGAVGPHSDIDVMVVMPEGVDRLGTARFIYRSLGDLQAPVDVLVASEDDLVRYRDTKGLIYRNVVREGRAIYGTHVT; encoded by the coding sequence GTGGGCGTCTTCTATAATGGTGACATGGGCATGACGACGGTGGACCAGAGCGTGATCGATGAGTTGGTGCGGCGCATCGTCGAGGCGGTACACCCGCTGCGCATCATCCTGTTCGGCTCCGCGGCGCGCGGGGCGGTGGGACCGCACAGCGACATTGACGTCATGGTGGTGATGCCCGAAGGGGTGGACCGGCTCGGGACCGCTAGGTTCATCTACAGGAGTCTGGGCGATCTGCAGGCGCCGGTGGACGTTCTGGTCGCGAGTGAGGACGACCTGGTGCGCTACCGCGACACCAAGGGTCTCATCTACCGCAACGTCGTGCGTGAGGGGAGAGCGATCTATGGCACCCACGTCACCTGA
- a CDS encoding carboxylesterase family protein, whose protein sequence is MPRPSAYLLPLLALSVARIAPLQDPIRLTSGPVTGSVADDVRVYKSIPYARPSVGPLRWREPQLTKARIAWS, encoded by the coding sequence ATGCCACGGCCTAGTGCCTATCTGCTGCCCTTGCTGGCCCTGTCCGTCGCCCGCATCGCACCGCTGCAGGACCCGATCCGCCTGACCTCGGGCCCGGTCACCGGCAGCGTGGCAGACGACGTTCGTGTCTACAAGAGCATCCCCTACGCCCGGCCGTCAGTCGGGCCGCTGCGCTGGCGCGAGCCACAGCTCACCAAGGCGAGAATTGCCTGGTCCTGA
- a CDS encoding DUF6259 domain-containing protein, producing the protein MHTATLRTKLDALTLDLDTGRLVRFSPLADPEYNLIAVHDDQPAFVLQYLADGAYVTLDSRQAEPAATPGDHSLTLAFTRVGGLDLDVVLTIQAAPEDRCSRWTATVRNGAGLLITDLQFPFVVVPDEPEATVLLPEVQGVLTGGQHRPPDEPRRWQFWPENGNSQHYPGRSFAQFLAWYTARVGLYMACDDTAGNVKLLRALQRPEGLRLGFAHVGDWPEVGERTLEYSVLVGSFQGDWYDAADLYREWTLQQHWATPLTDRDDLPGWLLESPPHITIRLQGYVDAGPAPPVEEFLPYEKCIPLLEQVAAGVQSPLVAVLMSWERGGPWVYPDCFPPVGGDESLTNFCQLARDRGWHVGSFCNGTRWVMRHLFNGYDGAEYFREHHGEQGLCLQPSGEWWHENWDQSWRPSVITCMAQGQTRQIARDFVRRLIGWGVESIQFFDQNCNASTFPCFSDAHGHPRLPGKWMARAMADMIGDFHAAAAEAGEAEVIHSTEWPTNEFCLPLFQQSDVRISVPTSGDAAFVPVYHYIFHECTLMHGMMSWGPEPVAIAARTAWECVWGEIVGAVMTGDGTLLNRETVNWADWEPKVGNNANALEMMRVATALRRGAGRDFLVYGRMQRPAEVVTATCKWDHNGKHHAVPAVAHCAWQAPDGRHGVALANWTTEAQEITVCDARLGARAELAICAAEDRTREVALRDGTTTVRLPPLSCALLSSPSPVEES; encoded by the coding sequence GTGCACACGGCTACACTGAGGACGAAGCTGGATGCGCTCACTCTCGATCTGGACACGGGCCGGCTGGTGCGGTTCTCGCCGCTGGCTGATCCCGAGTACAACCTGATTGCCGTTCACGACGACCAGCCCGCGTTCGTGCTGCAGTATCTCGCCGACGGGGCCTATGTGACGCTGGACTCGCGGCAGGCCGAGCCGGCGGCCACGCCGGGCGACCACTCGTTGACACTGGCCTTCACCCGCGTCGGTGGGCTTGATCTCGATGTGGTCCTGACCATCCAGGCCGCCCCTGAAGACCGCTGCAGCCGCTGGACCGCCACCGTCCGCAACGGCGCGGGGCTGCTCATTACCGATCTGCAGTTCCCCTTCGTGGTCGTGCCGGACGAGCCGGAGGCGACCGTGCTCCTGCCGGAGGTGCAGGGGGTGCTGACCGGCGGTCAGCATCGCCCACCCGACGAGCCACGTCGCTGGCAGTTCTGGCCTGAGAACGGCAACTCGCAGCACTACCCCGGACGCTCCTTCGCACAGTTCCTCGCCTGGTACACGGCGCGCGTCGGGCTCTACATGGCCTGCGACGACACCGCCGGGAACGTGAAGCTGCTGCGCGCACTGCAGCGGCCCGAGGGCCTGCGGCTGGGCTTTGCGCACGTGGGTGATTGGCCGGAGGTGGGGGAGAGGACGCTGGAGTACAGCGTGCTTGTCGGCAGCTTCCAGGGCGACTGGTACGACGCGGCGGACCTGTATCGGGAGTGGACGCTGCAGCAGCACTGGGCCACGCCGCTGACCGACCGCGACGACCTTCCGGGCTGGCTGCTGGAATCCCCGCCACATATCACCATCCGGCTGCAGGGCTACGTGGATGCCGGGCCGGCGCCGCCCGTCGAGGAGTTCCTGCCCTACGAGAAGTGCATCCCGCTGCTGGAGCAAGTCGCGGCGGGTGTGCAGTCGCCGCTGGTGGCGGTGCTGATGTCGTGGGAGCGCGGCGGCCCGTGGGTGTATCCCGATTGCTTCCCGCCGGTCGGGGGCGACGAGTCGTTGACCAACTTCTGCCAGCTGGCGCGCGACCGGGGCTGGCATGTCGGCTCGTTCTGCAATGGCACGCGCTGGGTGATGAGGCACCTGTTCAACGGCTATGACGGCGCGGAGTACTTCCGCGAGCATCACGGCGAACAGGGCCTGTGCCTCCAGCCCAGTGGCGAGTGGTGGCATGAGAACTGGGACCAATCCTGGCGGCCCAGTGTCATCACCTGCATGGCCCAGGGGCAGACGCGACAGATCGCGCGGGACTTCGTGCGGCGGCTGATCGGCTGGGGCGTGGAGAGCATCCAGTTCTTCGATCAGAACTGCAACGCCTCAACCTTCCCGTGCTTCTCCGACGCGCACGGCCACCCCCGCCTGCCCGGCAAGTGGATGGCGCGGGCCATGGCAGACATGATTGGCGACTTCCACGCCGCCGCTGCTGAAGCCGGGGAGGCGGAGGTCATCCACTCGACCGAGTGGCCGACCAACGAGTTCTGCCTGCCGCTGTTCCAGCAGAGCGATGTGCGCATCAGCGTCCCTACCAGCGGTGACGCCGCCTTCGTGCCTGTCTACCACTATATCTTCCACGAATGCACGTTGATGCACGGCATGATGAGCTGGGGCCCCGAGCCGGTGGCCATCGCGGCGCGGACGGCGTGGGAGTGCGTGTGGGGTGAGATCGTCGGCGCGGTCATGACCGGCGACGGGACGTTACTGAACCGCGAGACGGTGAACTGGGCGGACTGGGAGCCGAAGGTCGGCAACAACGCCAATGCCCTGGAGATGATGCGCGTCGCGACAGCCCTGCGGCGCGGAGCCGGGCGGGACTTCCTCGTCTACGGCCGCATGCAGCGCCCGGCGGAGGTGGTGACGGCGACCTGCAAGTGGGACCACAACGGCAAGCATCACGCCGTGCCGGCGGTAGCGCACTGTGCCTGGCAGGCCCCCGATGGACGGCACGGCGTAGCGCTGGCGAACTGGACGACCGAGGCGCAGGAGATCACGGTGTGTGACGCGCGCCTGGGCGCGCGGGCGGAGCTGGCGATCTGCGCAGCGGAGGACAGGACGCGGGAGGTGGCACTGCGTGACGGCACGACCACCGTCCGCTTGCCGCCGCTGAGTTGCGCGCTGCTGTCCAGCCCATCACCGGTTGAGGAAAGCTGA
- a CDS encoding BrnA antitoxin family protein, protein MAKRRVPPLRTDTEAAEFWDKHSLTDFIDDTEPANDVAFAARPLKQVCLRLSERQIEQVKQIAATKGIGYQTMLRMWIAERTRLEAASQ, encoded by the coding sequence ATGGCGAAACGACGCGTGCCACCACTGCGCACCGACACGGAGGCGGCCGAGTTCTGGGACAAGCATAGCCTTACCGACTTCATTGACGACACCGAACCGGCCAACGACGTGGCCTTCGCCGCACGCCCACTCAAGCAGGTCTGTCTGCGCCTGTCAGAACGCCAGATCGAGCAAGTCAAGCAGATCGCCGCGACCAAGGGCATTGGCTACCAGACCATGCTGCGGATGTGGATCGCCGAACGCACGAGACTGGAAGCGGCAAGCCAGTAG